In one window of Tachyglossus aculeatus isolate mTacAcu1 unplaced genomic scaffold, mTacAcu1.pri scaffold_157_arrow_ctg1, whole genome shotgun sequence DNA:
- the LOC119923210 gene encoding uncharacterized protein LOC119923210: VRRAVGERESGVWENGSHPPNGRVPRLRGGFRRTRRRSRSDASLPSDPGSASYPEEASAIEVPPGLRGVGGSGSTGRGVTVGSTAVVGVSGGKGLNRRPCSSPSSSCRKKRKPYKINFRFSTLSHPSISSRENRRPRRPKHLATDEELGGRDGEPGPRPSPTRVHFSRPVSSGVGPEGRRMSGDDTSTSERCSGLLRRAPGGGLGEESRVFGGIPSGSPSRRLGEEPGGAWLTPLRPRVESDRPFLSKRVPFDASPWPRRSSSCSMGTVGSIPRLAPAVRDGTVDRVAFADFETTDAPRDISVWRF; this comes from the exons GTTCGGCGTGCAGTCGGGGAGAGGGAAAGCGGTGTCTGGGAAAACGGCAGCCACCCCCCGAACG GCCGGGTTCCTCGACTCCGGGGGGGGTTCCGTCGGACCCGGCGGAGAAGCCGCAGCGATGCCTCGCTTCCGTCGGATCCGGGCTCCGCCTCGTACCCGGAGGAGGCGTCCGCG ATCGAGGTCCCGCCGGGGCTCCGAGGAGTTGGTGGCTCGGGATCGACGGGGCGAGGCGTCACGGTCGGCTCGACCGCGGTGGTCGGCGTTTCGGGGGGAAAGGGGCTAAACCGTCGGCCgtgttcttccccctcttcttcctgccgaaaaaaaagaaaaccctacAAAATAAACTTCAGGTTTTCGACCCTTTCCCACCCCTCCATCTCCAGCCGTGAGAACCGCCGTCCCCGGAGACCGAAGCATCTGGCGACGGACGAGGAACTCGGCGGGCGGGACGGGGAACCCGGCCCCCGACCCTCGCCGACGCGCGTTCATTTTTCGAGGCCGGTCTCCTCGGGTGTCGGCCCGGAGGGGCGGAGGATGTCCGGCGACGATACATCCACGTCGGAGCGATGCTCCGGCCTCCTCCGCCGGGCACCCGGAGGAGGTCTTGGCGAGGAGTCCCGGGTTTTTGGCGGCATCCCTTCCGGCTCCCCATCTCGCCGACTCGGGGAGGAGCCCGGTGGCGCCTGGCTCACGCCGCTCCGACCGAGGGTGGAATCCGACCGGCCGTTTCTCTCCAAACGGGTGCCGTTCGATGCATCGCCCTGGCCTCGAAGATCATCCTCCTGCAGCATGGGCACGGTCGGGTCGATCCCCAGGCTTGCCCCGGCAGTGAGAGATGGAACCGTTGACCGTGTTGCCTTCGCAGA ctttgAGACCACTGATGCACCTAGAGACATTAGTGTCTGGCGATTTTAG